Below is a genomic region from Persicimonas caeni.
AGGAGGGGCGCGAGGCGCTGATGCGGGTGCACAACCGGCTGGGTGAGTCGACCTCGATTCACTGGCACGGCATGCTCGTGCCCTTCAACATGGACGGGGTGCCGGGCATCAGCTTTCCGGGCATCGACCCCGGCGAGACGTTTACCTATAAGTTCGACGTGCGCCAAAACGGCACCTACTGGTACCACAGCCACACCGGCCTGCAGGAGCAGTTGGGCCACTACGGCCAGCTCATCGTCGAGCCCGAGGATGATGACCCGGTCGACTACGACGTCGAGCACACCATCGTCTTGTCGGATTGGACCTTCGAGGATCCGACGACGGCGTTCAAAAAGCTCAAGACGATGGAGGGGTATTACAACTTCCAGCGACCCACGATCGCCAACCTCGACGACCAGGTGAAGGCGACCGACAAGGGCCTGATGGAGGTCATCGGCAAGCGGCTCAACTGGGATTGGATGCGCATGGATCCCACCGACATCGCCGACATCACCGGGTCGACCTACACCTACCTGCTCAACGGACGCAGCGCCCGGGAGAACCCGACGTTTACCGCCGAGCCGGGCCAGAAGGTGCGATTTCGCATCACCAACGCGGCGACGATGAGCTACTTCGACTTTCGCATCCCGGGCTTGCCGATGACGGTGGTCAATGCGGACGGCCAGAACGTCGAGCCGGTCGAGACCGACGAGCTGCGTATCGCCGTCGCCGAGACTTACGACGTGGTCGTTACCCTGCCCGACGACAAGGCCTACACCGTCTTTGCCGAGGCGATGGACCGGAGCGGCTATGCCCGCGGCACGCTCGCCCCCAAAGAAGGGATGGCCGCCAAGGTGCCCGAGCTGAGGCGACGGCCGATGCTTACGATGGCCGATATGGGCATGGTGCACGGGTCGATGAAAATGGCGAAGAAGGCGATGGGCGGCGAGATGGAGATGGCCAAGCCTGTCAAATACGAGGCTCACGACGAGGCGAAGGTCTCGCCCATCAAAAACCGCACGGAGTTGCCGGTCAAAGACCTGCCCACCATGGTCGAGCACGGCCCTGACGAGCACGGCCCGGGCAGCATTACGATGGCCAAGAATGCCTATCGTCAGTTCGACGAGCCGGGCGTCGGTCTGGGCGACGACAATCGTCGGGTGTTGAGCTACGGCCAGCTCAAGGTCCTCGAGACTCCCAAGGACCGCCGGCCGCCGACGCGCGAGATCAACCTGCACCTGACCGGCAACATGCACCAGTACATCTGGGGCTTTAACGGCAAGAAGTGGTCCGAGTCGCAGATGATCCGGTTCAAGTACGGCGAGCGGCTGCGCATCAACATGATCAACGACACGATGATGAATCACCCCATTCACCTGCACGGCATGTGGATGGACCTGTACGTGGGCCACGAGTACGGCAAGAACCCGCGCAAGCA
It encodes:
- a CDS encoding copper resistance system multicopper oxidase yields the protein MSRRSFVKGAAAGLAGLAISPSLQAKSKPKGVAGNFSVLDASKPGGIDLYIERKDLLIDGKVGRPITINGSIPGPVIRMKEGREALMRVHNRLGESTSIHWHGMLVPFNMDGVPGISFPGIDPGETFTYKFDVRQNGTYWYHSHTGLQEQLGHYGQLIVEPEDDDPVDYDVEHTIVLSDWTFEDPTTAFKKLKTMEGYYNFQRPTIANLDDQVKATDKGLMEVIGKRLNWDWMRMDPTDIADITGSTYTYLLNGRSARENPTFTAEPGQKVRFRITNAATMSYFDFRIPGLPMTVVNADGQNVEPVETDELRIAVAETYDVVVTLPDDKAYTVFAEAMDRSGYARGTLAPKEGMAAKVPELRRRPMLTMADMGMVHGSMKMAKKAMGGEMEMAKPVKYEAHDEAKVSPIKNRTELPVKDLPTMVEHGPDEHGPGSITMAKNAYRQFDEPGVGLGDDNRRVLSYGQLKVLETPKDRRPPTREINLHLTGNMHQYIWGFNGKKWSESQMIRFKYGERLRINMINDTMMNHPIHLHGMWMDLYVGHEYGKNPRKHTVNVQPAELLTVDITADAPGQWAFHCHLLYHMKAGMFRTVAVVRDLEGEPIDAEA